The following coding sequences are from one Musa acuminata AAA Group cultivar baxijiao chromosome BXJ2-4, Cavendish_Baxijiao_AAA, whole genome shotgun sequence window:
- the LOC135609718 gene encoding malate dehydrogenase, mitochondrial-like produces the protein MRRFVIRSLESAIRRGGASASSSRRFSSDSAPERKVAILGAAGGIGQPLSLLMKLNPLVSSLALYDIAGTPGVAADVSHINTRAEVVGYAGDEQLGKALDDSDVVIIPAGVPRKPGMTRDDLFNINAGIVKSLCTAISKYCPNAVVTMISNPVNSTVPIASEVFKKAGTYDERKLFGVTTLDVVRAKTFYAGKAKVPVAGVNVPVVGGHAGITILPLFSQATPASNDLSDDDIEALTKRTQDGGTEVVEAKAGKGSATLSMAYAGAIFADACLKGLNGVPDIVECTFVQSSITELPFFASKVRLGKNGVEEVLGLGPLSDYEKEGLEKLKPELKASIEKGIKFAKEN, from the exons aTGAGGCGCTTCGTGATCAGATCCCTCGAGTCGGCCATCCGTCGGGGCGGCGCCTCCGCCTCTTCCTCCCGCCGCTTCTCCTCCGACTCTGCCCCCGAGCGTAAGGTCGCGATCCTCGGCGCCGCTGGCGGGATCGGCCAGCCCCTCTCCCTCCTCATGAAGCTCAACCCCCTCGTCTCCAGCCTCGCCCTCTACGATATCGCTGGCACGCCTGGCGTCGCCGCCGACGTCAGCCACATCAACACCCGCGCTGAG GTCGTCGGTTACGCTGGCGACGAGCAGCTCGGCAAGGCCCTCGACGACTCCGATGTCGTGATCATCCCGGCCGGCGTGCCGCGGAAACCCGGTATGACTCGTGATGATCTCTTCAACATCAACGCCGGCATCGTGAAGTCGCTATGCACCGCCATCTCCAAGTACTGCCCTAAT GCTGTTGTTACTATGATAAGCAATCCAGTGAATTCGACTGTACCAATTGCATCTGAGGTGTTCAAGAAGGCGGGGACATATGATGAGAGGAAGCTTTTCGGTGTCACTACACTCGACGTTGTCAGGGCTAAAACTTTTTATGCTGGGAAAGCAAAGGTTCCGGTAGCTG GTGTTAATGTTCCTGTTGTTGGTGGCCATGCTGGCATAACCATCCTGCCACTGTTTTCTCAG GCAACTCCTGCTAGTAATGATTTGTCTGATGATGATATCGAGGCTCTTACAAAGAGGACACAGGATGGTGGGACGGAGGTTGTGGAGGCGAAAGCTGGGAAAGGCTCAGCAACTTTGTCTATGGC ATATGCAGGGGCCATCTTTGCAGATGCATGCTTGAAAGGTCTTAATGGAGTCCCTGACATTGTGGAGTGTACATTTGTCCAATCAAGCATCACAGAGCTGCCTTTCTTTGCTTCAAAG GTAAGGCTCGGAAAGAATGGAGTGGAGGAAGTACTCGGACTTGGTCCTCTGTCTGATTACGAGAAAGAGGGCTTGGAAAAGCTCAAGCCTGAGCTGAAGGCCTCCATCGAGAAGGGCATCAAGTTTGCAAAGGAGAATTAA
- the LOC103980952 gene encoding riboflavin synthase codes for MAASSASARLHLPLARLEPSLLRPPPTSACNCYFSVSYSLSLKPSSSSIFLKPLLLPRSLRSKPLKSRAPRSSAFTCLFTGIVEEMGHVERLGPSGDDDGGIEMRIAASTVLEGVQLGDSIAVNGTCLTVSHFDPGASTFTVGLSPETLRRTALGEVGLGSPVNLERSLQPISRMGGHIMQGHVDGTGEIASFVPEGDSLWVKVRATPELLRYVVPKGFIAVDGTSLTVVKVYEEEGCFDFMLVAYTQQKVVIPLKKVGDKVNLEVDILGKYVEKLLRGRFDDHSAAITS; via the coding sequence ATGGCGGCGTCGTCTGCCTCCGCCCGCCTCCATCTTCCCCTCGCCAGGCTCGAACCCTCTCTTCTTCGTCCTCCCCCGACGAGCGCTTGCAATTGCTACTTCTCCGTCTCCTACTCGCTCTCTCTTAAACCCTCGTCGTCGTCCATCTTTCTCAAACCCCTCCTCCTTCCCCGATCCCTTCGCTCCAAGCCCCTCAAGAGCCGGGCCCCTAGATCTAGCGCCTTCACGTGCCTCTTCACCGGCATCGTGGAGGAGATGGGCCACGTCGAGCGCCTCGGCCCCTCCGGGGACGATGACGGCGGCATCGAGATGCGCATCGCCGCGAGCACCGTCCTCGAAGGCGTCCAGCTCGGTGACAGCATCGCCGTCAACGGCACCTGCCTCACCGTGTCCCACTTCGACCCCGGCGCCTCCACCTTCACCGTCGGCCTCTCGCCCGAGACCCTCCGCCGGACCGCCCTCGGTGAGGTCGGCCTCGGGTCCCCCGTCAACCTCGAGCGCTCCCTGCAGCCGATATCGCGGATGGGCGGCCACATCATGCAGGGCCACGTCGACGGCACCGGCGAGATCGCGTCCTTCGTGCCCGAGGGGGACTCGCTGTGGGTGAAAGTGCGGGCCACGCCGGAGCTGCTGCGCTACGTCGTGCCCAAGGGCTTCATCGCGGTGGACGGGACGAGCCTGACGGTGGTGAAGGTGTACGAGGAGGAGGGGTGCTTCGACTTCATGTTGGTGGCCTACACACAGCAGAAGGTGGTGATCCCGCTGAAGAAGGTCGGGGATAAGGTGAACTTGGAGGTAGATATACTCGGCAAGTACGTCGAGAAGCTTCTTAGAGGCAGATTCGATGATCATTCCGCTGCTATTACTTCTTGA